A part of Periophthalmus magnuspinnatus isolate fPerMag1 chromosome 14, fPerMag1.2.pri, whole genome shotgun sequence genomic DNA contains:
- the ins gene encoding insulin — MACRSLQSAFLLALLVVPWSGSQGAAPPQHLCGSHLVDALYLVCGERGFFYNPGRGARDVDSLLGLLPPKAAGEGEVPEFAYKDEMEMMAKRGIVEQCCHKPCNIFDLQNYCN, encoded by the exons ATGGCGTGCCGCTCCCTGCAGTCTGCCTTCCTCTTGGCTCTGTTGGTGGTCCCGTGGTCGGGGTCTCAGGGGGCCGCTCCCCCTCAGCACCTGTGCGGCTCTCACCTGGTGGATGCGCTGTACCTCGTGTGTGGGGAGAGGGGCTTCTTCTACAACCCGGGCCGTGGAGCCAGAGACGTGGACTCGCTCCTCG GTCTGCTCCCTCCAAAGGCCGCGGGGGAGGGCGAGGTGCCAGAGTTCGCGTACAAAGACGAGATGGAGATGATGGCGAAACGTGGGATCGTGGAGCAGTGCTGTCATAAACCCTGTAACATCTTTGACCTCCAGAACTACTGCAACTGA
- the LOC117381208 gene encoding histone H2B 1/2-like encodes MPDPAKTAPKKGSKKAVTKTAGKGGKKKRKTRKESYAIYVYKVLKQVHPDTGISSKAMSIMNSFVNDIFERIGGEASRLAHYNKRSTITSREIQTAVRLLLPGELAKHAVSEGTKAVTKYTSSK; translated from the coding sequence ATGCCTGATCCAGCGAAGACCGCGCCTAAGAAGGGCTCAAAGAAAGCCGTGACCAAAACCGCCGGGAAAGGcggaaagaagaagagaaagaccaGGAAGGAGAGTTACGCCATCTACGTGTACAAGGTGCTGAAGCAGGTCCACCCCGACACCGGCATCTCCTCCAAGGCCATGAGCATCATGAACTCCTTCGTCAACGACATCTTCGAGAGGATCGGCGGAGAGGCCTCCCGCCTGGCGCACTACAACAAGCGCTCCACCATCACCTCCAGGGAGATCCAGACCGCCGTGCGCCTCCTGCTGCCCGGAGAGCTGGCCAAGCACGCCGTGTCCGAGGGAACCAAGGCCGTCACCAAGTACACCAGCTCCAAGTAA
- the LOC117381201 gene encoding histone H3: MSGRGKGGKGLGKGGAKRHRKVLRDNIQGITKPAIRRLARRGGVKRISGLIYEETRGVLKVFLENVIRDAVTYTEHAKRKTVTAMDVVYALKRQGRTLPSLRLRFKLNSEKMARTKQTARKSTGGKAPRKQLATKAARKSAPATGGVKKPHRYRPGTVALREIRRYQKSTELLIRKLPFQRLVREIAQDFKTDLRFQSSAVMALQEASEAYLVGLFEDTNLCAIHAKRVTIMPKDIQLARRIRGERA, from the exons atgagCGGCCGCGGTAAAGGAGGTAAAGGACTCGGGAAAGGAGGCGCCAAGCGTCACCGTAAAGTTCTCCGTGACAACATCCAGGGCATCACCAAACCCGCCATCCGCCGTCTGGCTCGTCGCGGCGGTGTGAAGCGTATCTCCGGTCTGATCTACGAGGAGACCCGCGGAGTGCTCAAGGTGTTTCTGGAGAACGTGATCCGTGACGCAGTGACGTACACCGAGCACGCCAAGAGGAAGACCGTGACCGCCATGGACGTGGTGTACGCCCTGAAGAGACAGGGCCGCACTCT ACCGAGTCTCAGACTCAGGTTTAAACTAAACTCAGAGAAAATGGCCAGAACCAAACAAACCGCGCGTAAATCCACCGGAGGAAAAGCTCCGCGGAAACAGCTCGCCACCAAAGCCGCCCGTAAGAGCGCCCCGGCCACCGGCGGCGTCAAGAAGCCTCACCGCTACAGGCCCGGCACCGTGGCCCTGAGGGAGATCCGCCGGTACCAGAAGTCCACCGAGCTGCTCATCCGTAAACTGCCCTTCCAGCGCCTCGTGAGGGAGATCGCCCAGGACTTTAAGACCGACCTGCGCTTCCAGAGCTCGGCCGTCATGGCTCTGCAGGAGGCGAGCGAGGCGTATCTGGTGGGACTGTTCGAAGACACCAACCTGTGCGCCATCCACGCCAAGAGAGTCACCATCATGCCCAAGGACATCCAGCTGGCCCGGCGCATCCGCGGAGAGAGAGCTTAA
- the LOC117381563 gene encoding organic cation/carnitine transporter 2-like, which produces MSQYDYDKSTAFLGEWESYQWRVLLLLSLTIVPSGFTGLSIVFLGDTPAHRCHIPAAANLSAAWVNISIPPEPERTGESGAAEPSQCARYKLRALREFMERGLEPGDVNVSGLETEPCLDGWDYDTSVYTSTIITEWDLVCDDSWKNPLTSSINFCGVLAGSFVSGQLSDRFGRKVVLFASLALSNVISFLQIFSPSWPVFCAFYFVIGMGRISSYVTAFVLGMEVLSPRVRTAFSTAGVCLFFAAGYMLLPLFAFFLRDWKNLLLGLTLPSLALVPLWWYVPESPRWLLSQGRIQEAEVLIQKAAKINKMDAPQIIFKSLQVAPPSEKKKTSYNICALLRWGSLRWMSLTLWIIWNSVTIAYYGLSLNTSNLHGDVYFNCFLSALVEVPAYVLSWVMFHWCPRRLCLSSSLVLCGGFLLLIPFIPQNLTSFAVALEMLGKFGVTTAFTIIYAFTAELYPTVLRNTALATCSMAARLGSIIAPYFIYLGRFWVSLPYVLMGALTVLTGALSLLLPESRGLPLPETVGQMQPFPGCCVMKTPSGVTDEDESIGAVSPVS; this is translated from the exons ATGTCCCAGTACGACTATGACAAATCCACCGCGTTCTTGGGCGAGTGGGAGTCGTACCAGTGGCgcgtgctcctcctcctgtccctgaCCATAGTGCCCAGCGGCTTCACCGGACTCTCCATCGTGTTCCTCGGGGACACACCGGCGCACCGCTGCCACATCCCCGCCGCAGCGAACCTGAGCGCGGCCTGGGTCAACATCAGCATCCCCCCGGAGCCGGAGCGGACCGGGGAGTCCGGAGCCGCGGAGCCGAGTCAGTGCGCGCGGTACAAGCTCCGCGCGCTGCGGGAGTTTATGGAGCGAGGCCTCGAGCCCGGGGACGTGAACGTGTCCGGTCTGGAGACGGAGCCGTGTTTGGACGGGTGGGACTACGACACCAGCGTGTACACCTCCACCATCATCACAGAG TGGGACCTGGTTTGTGACGACAGCTGGAAAaaccctctgacctcctccattAACTTCTGTGGAGTCCTGGCGGGATCCTTTGTTTCAGGACAACTCTCTGACCG GTTTGGGAGGAAGGTGGTGCTGTTCGCGTCGCTCGCTCTCTCAAACGTGATTTCGTTCCTTCAGATTTTCTCTCCGTCGTGGCCCGTGTTCTGTGCTTTCTACTTTGTGATTGGCATGGGCCGGATCTCCTCCTATGTGACGGCGTTTGTGCTCG GTATGGAGGTGTTGAGTCCGCGCGTGCGTACGGCGTTCTCCACGGCGGGCGTCTGCTTGTTCTTCGCGGCTGGATACATGCTGCTGCCGCTGTTCGCGTTCTTCCTCAGAGACTGGAAGAACCTGCTCTTGGGGCTGACCCTCCCCAGCCTCGCCCTGGTGCCGCTCTGGTG GTACGTCCCGGAGTCTCCTCGCTGGCTACTGTCCCAAGGGAGAATCCAAGAGGCCGAAGTCTTAATACAGAAAgcagcaaaaataaacaaaatggacGCCCCACAGATCATCTTCAAATCTCTACAG GTCGCGCCTCCGtcagagaagaagaaaacgtcCTATAACATCTGTGCCCTGCTGCGCTGGGGCTCCCTCCGCTGGATGTCTCTCACACTCTGGATCATCTG gaaCAGCGTGACCATCGCATACTATGGCCTTTCTCTGAACACGTCGaatctccatggcgacgtgTACTTTAACTGCTTCCTGTCCGCGCTGGTGGAGGTCCCCGCCTACGTCCTGTCTTGGGTCATGTTTCACTGGTGTCCCCggcgtctctgtctctcctcgtcTCTGGTTCTGTGCGGAGGCTTTCTGCTCCTCATTCCCTTCATACCTCAAA ACCTCACGTCCTTCGCCGTCGCTCTGGAGATGTTGGGGAAGTTTGGGGTGACCACGGCGTTCACCATCATCTACGCCTTCACCGCCGAGCTGTACCCCACCGTCCTGAGGAACACCGCCCTCGCCACCTGCTCCATGGCGGCGCGACTCGGCAGCATCATCGCCCCGTACTTCATTTATTTAG GGAGGTTCTGGGTGTCATTGCCGTACGTCCTGATGGGGGCGCTCACCGTTCTGACCGGAGCCCTGAGTCTGCTGCTGCCCGAGAGCCGCGGACTCCCCCTCCCCGAGactgtgggtcaaatgcagcctTTCCCCGG cTGCTGTGTGATGAAGACTCCTTCAGGCGTCACAGATGAAGATGAATCGATAGGAGCTGTGTCTCCAGTTTCCTAA